A stretch of Lathyrus oleraceus cultivar Zhongwan6 chromosome 6, CAAS_Psat_ZW6_1.0, whole genome shotgun sequence DNA encodes these proteins:
- the LOC127091148 gene encoding uncharacterized protein LOC127091148, whose translation MNSKSKPKKPTPIRVFGQRSITSTFRSLPPNPSHDSEASSTNQASRKCESTRLSLSHFLVGKLHSSSTAPHTVPGKLTPFQSPLGLRIPSSEQVGSVKQTEEERKFATADEKLILGMFKHTEEEGKCDFVLPLDVDQLENSVANDRQESRKRKNPFEGRNENQTVRKHVVVLGGESRLKQKKQIKNDFDGKKQKPYNHYANGCGWWDYDMEGVDNEALGVSEVWEGVGSTTLGGIADWH comes from the exons ATGAACTCAAAGTCAAAACCAAAAAAACCCACACCGATTAGGGTTTTCGGACAACGATCCATCACTTCAACATTTCGCTCTCTCCCTCCAAATCC CTCTCATGATTCCGAAGCAAGTTCGACAAATCAAGCTTCGCGTAAGTGCGAATCTACTCGTTTATCGCTTTCTCACTTCCTTGTTGGCAAACTACATAGCTCTTCAACAGCCCCTCATACAGTTCCG GGGAAGTTGACGCCTTTTCAATCACCTTTGGGTTTGAGAATACCGTCGAGTGAGCAAGTTGGAAGCGTCAAACAGACTGAAGAAGAGAGAAAGTTTGCAACTGCTGATGAGAAGTTGATTTTGGGAATGTTCAAGCATACTGAAGAAGAGGGAAAATGCGACTTTGTTCTTCCATTAGATGTTGATCAGTTAGAAAATTCAGTGGCAAATGATCGTCAAGAATCTCGGAAAAGGAAAAATCCATTTGAAG GTAGAAATGAGAACCAAACTGTTCGGAAGCATGTGGTAGTTCTTGGAGGTGAATCAAGGTTGAAGCAAAAAAAGCAGATAAAAAATGACTTCGATGGCAAAAAGCAAAAACCATATAATCACT ATGCAAATGGCTGCGGCTGGTGGGACTATGACATGGAAGGTGTTGATAATGAGGCCTTGGGGGTCAGTGAAGTATGGGAGGGAGTGGGATCTACCACACTTGGAGGTATAGCTGACTGGCATTGA